One Sphingomonas sp. FARSPH DNA segment encodes these proteins:
- the glpX gene encoding class II fructose-bisphosphatase, with product MTAASQVLDRVLVLEMVRVTEAAAIAASTLTGRGDEKAADAAAVEAMRAALNELYMNGTVVIGEGERDEAPMLYIGEKVGTGKGPEIDIALDPLEGTTICAKAGPNSLAVLAIAEKGGLLNAPDVYMDKIAVGPGLPDGVIDLDRSPTENVTAIAAAKGVKPSDIIACVLDRPRHEALIAELRSLGVGVMLIGDGDVAGVIATADPETTIDVYMGSGGAPEGVLACAALRCVGGQFKGRLLFRNDDERARARKWGIEDLDKQYDLKELARGDCIFAATGVTDGSLLEGVKRRKGKMTTESVVMRASSGTVRWVKGEHRIDG from the coding sequence ATGACCGCCGCCAGCCAGGTCCTCGACCGCGTTCTCGTTCTGGAGATGGTGCGCGTCACCGAAGCGGCGGCGATCGCTGCGTCGACGCTGACCGGGCGCGGGGATGAAAAGGCCGCGGATGCCGCCGCGGTCGAGGCGATGCGCGCCGCGCTCAACGAGCTATACATGAACGGCACCGTCGTGATCGGCGAGGGCGAACGCGACGAGGCGCCGATGCTGTACATCGGCGAGAAGGTCGGCACCGGAAAGGGCCCGGAGATCGACATCGCGCTCGATCCGCTCGAAGGCACCACGATCTGCGCCAAGGCGGGGCCGAACAGCCTTGCGGTGCTGGCGATCGCGGAAAAGGGCGGCCTGCTCAACGCGCCCGACGTCTATATGGACAAGATCGCCGTCGGCCCCGGCCTGCCCGACGGCGTCATCGACCTCGACAGGTCGCCGACCGAGAACGTCACCGCGATCGCCGCGGCGAAGGGCGTCAAGCCGTCCGACATCATCGCCTGCGTCCTCGACCGGCCCCGGCACGAGGCGCTGATCGCGGAGCTGCGCAGCCTGGGCGTCGGCGTGATGCTGATCGGCGACGGAGACGTCGCGGGCGTGATCGCCACCGCCGACCCGGAAACGACGATCGACGTCTATATGGGATCGGGCGGCGCGCCGGAGGGCGTGCTGGCGTGCGCTGCGCTGCGCTGCGTCGGCGGCCAATTCAAAGGCCGGCTGCTGTTCCGCAACGACGATGAGCGAGCGCGTGCGCGCAAATGGGGGATCGAGGACCTCGACAAGCAGTACGACCTCAAGGAACTGGCGCGCGGCGACTGCATCTTCGCGGCGACCGGCGTCACCGACGGTTCGCTGCTCGAAGGCGTCAAACGCCGCAAGGGCAAGATGACTACGGAGAGCGTCGTGATGCGCGCCTCGTCGGGCACGGTGCGCTGGGTGAAGGGCGAACACCGCATCGACGGATGA
- a CDS encoding CPBP family intramembrane glutamic endopeptidase, with protein sequence MIAQALAALIGAYAAVLLWRGRLWLPVAVPIGARHTRWAAGLWLGYGFPALLVLVLTGQIGAIVRLAAAFGPLATALDLLPGTIGVGTVAVGLAGGSLLGLIATWWRARRGRAPWTAGDTCAIMPASDAELWPATLLALSAGVTEELFFRLALPLALAPLTGSVAIGCGLAIACFAAMHRYQGWVGVVATAIGGALMTALYMGSGALWLAMAAHALTDLNALVLRPALSAWIRRSRR encoded by the coding sequence ATGATCGCGCAGGCGCTCGCCGCGCTGATCGGCGCCTATGCCGCCGTCCTGTTGTGGCGTGGGCGGCTGTGGCTGCCGGTGGCGGTGCCGATCGGCGCGCGGCACACGCGCTGGGCCGCGGGGCTGTGGCTGGGTTATGGCTTTCCTGCGCTGCTGGTGCTGGTGCTGACGGGCCAGATCGGGGCGATCGTGCGGTTGGCGGCGGCGTTCGGACCGCTCGCCACGGCGCTCGACCTCCTGCCCGGCACGATCGGGGTGGGAACGGTGGCCGTCGGACTGGCGGGTGGCAGCCTGCTCGGCCTTATCGCGACCTGGTGGCGCGCGCGGCGCGGGCGCGCGCCGTGGACCGCGGGCGACACCTGCGCGATCATGCCTGCAAGCGATGCGGAGTTGTGGCCCGCCACCCTGCTCGCGCTCAGCGCCGGCGTGACCGAGGAGCTGTTCTTCCGCCTCGCGCTGCCGCTCGCGCTGGCGCCGCTGACCGGGTCGGTCGCGATCGGTTGCGGGCTCGCCATCGCCTGTTTCGCGGCGATGCACCGGTATCAGGGCTGGGTGGGCGTCGTCGCCACCGCGATCGGCGGCGCGCTGATGACCGCGCTGTATATGGGCAGCGGCGCTTTATGGCTGGCGATGGCGGCGCATGCGTTGACCGACCTCAACGCCCTCGTGCTGCGACCCGCGCTCAGCGCATGGATACGACGGTCCCGTCGATAG
- a CDS encoding DUF429 domain-containing protein: MRAAETFVGFDSAWTDNPRAPGAICAVALAADGTATFHPPRLARFGDALDFIEAVAADYTLIALDQPTIVANPTGMRPAERVAAAAISWLGGGVQPASRARTGMFCDAAPIWPFLAALGANDDPLAAREAAAGRHVMEVFPALALAAFEPAFACRRGAPKYNPSNPLYRPDDWRRVAAAAATQYDRWQLPEPAAWCQDAATLSRPRKADQDRLDAMLCLAIALHWRRAPAGQSIMIGDLDSGYIVAPLAPALCDRLRVAAALHGVAIDGTVVSMR, translated from the coding sequence GTGAGGGCAGCCGAGACCTTCGTCGGTTTCGATTCCGCCTGGACGGACAATCCCCGCGCACCCGGCGCGATCTGTGCGGTCGCGCTGGCGGCGGACGGCACCGCCACCTTTCATCCGCCCCGTCTCGCGCGTTTCGGCGACGCGCTGGACTTCATCGAAGCGGTCGCCGCCGATTACACGTTGATCGCGCTCGACCAGCCGACGATCGTCGCCAACCCCACCGGCATGCGTCCCGCCGAACGCGTCGCGGCCGCCGCGATCAGCTGGCTGGGCGGCGGGGTGCAGCCCGCCAGCCGGGCGAGGACGGGCATGTTCTGCGACGCCGCGCCGATCTGGCCGTTCCTTGCCGCGCTCGGCGCAAACGACGATCCGCTCGCTGCCCGCGAGGCCGCAGCGGGGCGGCATGTCATGGAGGTGTTCCCGGCGCTCGCACTCGCCGCGTTCGAGCCCGCCTTCGCCTGCCGCCGTGGCGCGCCCAAGTACAATCCCTCCAACCCGCTTTACCGCCCGGACGATTGGCGCCGTGTCGCCGCCGCGGCTGCCACGCAATACGACCGCTGGCAGCTTCCCGAACCCGCCGCATGGTGCCAGGATGCTGCTACGCTGTCCCGCCCGCGCAAGGCGGATCAGGACCGGCTGGACGCGATGCTGTGCCTCGCCATCGCGCTCCACTGGCGCCGCGCACCGGCAGGGCAGTCGATCATGATCGGCGACCTCGACAGCGGCTATATCGTCGCCCCGCTCGCTCCCGCGCTGTGCGACCGGCTGCGGGTCGCGGCGGCGCTGCACGGCGTCGCTATCGACGGGACCGTCGTATCCATGCGCTGA
- a CDS encoding ABC transporter permease → MNLNGIWAIYRFEMARALRTLWQSLITPVLLTSLNFIIFGGALGGRIQEVGGVPYGSFLVPGLIMSSLLVQSVSNASIGIYFPKFTGTVFELLSAPISAMEMVIGFVGAATTKSVAIGLVILATATAFVTVHIDHPFAMAALLILTSLAFSLFGFIIGIWAKNFEQLNFVPTLVVTPLTFLGGVFYSIDMLPQPWRTVTLFNPVVYLVSAFRWSFFGTGDVPVLISLGVTAGFLLLCLGVVGWIFRTGWRLKN, encoded by the coding sequence ATGAACCTCAACGGCATCTGGGCGATCTATCGCTTCGAAATGGCGCGTGCGCTGCGCACTTTGTGGCAGAGCCTGATCACGCCGGTCCTGCTCACCAGCCTCAACTTCATCATCTTCGGCGGCGCACTTGGCGGCCGTATCCAGGAAGTGGGCGGCGTCCCCTATGGCAGCTTCCTCGTCCCCGGCCTCATCATGTCGTCGCTGCTGGTGCAGAGCGTCAGCAACGCGTCGATCGGCATCTACTTCCCCAAATTCACCGGCACGGTGTTCGAACTGCTTTCCGCGCCGATCTCCGCGATGGAGATGGTGATCGGCTTCGTCGGCGCGGCGACGACCAAGTCGGTCGCGATCGGCCTCGTCATCCTCGCGACCGCGACCGCCTTCGTCACGGTACACATCGATCATCCGTTCGCGATGGCGGCGCTATTGATCCTGACCAGCCTCGCCTTCTCGCTGTTCGGGTTCATCATCGGCATCTGGGCGAAGAATTTCGAGCAGCTGAACTTCGTGCCGACCCTGGTGGTGACCCCGCTGACCTTCCTGGGCGGCGTCTTCTATTCGATCGACATGCTGCCGCAGCCGTGGCGGACGGTGACCTTGTTCAATCCCGTCGTCTACCTCGTCAGCGCGTTCCGCTGGAGCTTCTTCGGGACGGGCGACGTGCCGGTGCTGATCAGCCTGGGCGTGACGGCGGGGTTCCTGCTGCTGTGCCTGGGCGTCGTGGGATGGATATTCCGCACCGGATGGCGGCTGAAGAATTGA
- a CDS encoding ABC transporter ATP-binding protein, whose amino-acid sequence MAEPILTLTGVSKTYKSGTTALASVDLTINKGEIFALLGPNGAGKTTLISIVCGIVTPSTGSIAVGGHDALRDFKRARGMIGLVPQELSVDMFETVLATVSYSRRLFGHGPNPAHVEQVLRDLSLWDKRDAKVMELSGGMKRRVLIAKALAHEPEILFLDEPTAGVDVALRRDMWKLVHKLRQRGVTIILTTHYIEEAEEMADRVGVITGGKLLLVEDKATLMRKLGKREMDLTLAEPMAAVPPGLERWHLSLENDGKTLRYVFDATEEHTGIPSLLRALADQGIAFKDLETSKSSLEDIFVDLVGARAA is encoded by the coding sequence ATGGCCGAACCGATCCTCACGCTCACCGGCGTGTCGAAAACCTACAAGAGCGGCACGACCGCACTCGCCAGCGTCGATCTGACGATCAACAAGGGCGAGATTTTCGCGCTGCTCGGGCCGAACGGCGCCGGCAAGACGACGCTGATCAGCATCGTTTGCGGGATCGTCACGCCGTCGACCGGCAGCATCGCCGTCGGCGGCCACGACGCGCTGCGCGATTTCAAGCGCGCGCGGGGGATGATCGGGCTGGTGCCGCAGGAACTGTCCGTCGACATGTTCGAGACGGTGCTGGCGACGGTCAGCTATTCCCGCCGCCTGTTCGGCCACGGGCCGAACCCCGCGCACGTCGAGCAGGTGTTGCGCGACCTGTCGCTGTGGGACAAGCGCGACGCGAAGGTCATGGAATTGTCCGGCGGCATGAAGCGGCGCGTGCTGATCGCCAAAGCGCTGGCGCATGAGCCCGAGATCCTGTTCCTCGACGAGCCGACCGCGGGCGTCGACGTCGCGCTGCGCCGCGACATGTGGAAACTAGTGCACAAGCTGCGGCAGCGCGGCGTGACGATCATCCTGACCACCCACTACATCGAGGAAGCGGAGGAGATGGCGGATCGCGTCGGCGTCATCACCGGCGGCAAGCTGCTGCTGGTCGAGGACAAGGCGACGCTGATGCGAAAACTCGGCAAGCGCGAGATGGACCTGACGCTCGCCGAACCGATGGCGGCGGTACCGCCCGGGCTGGAACGCTGGCACCTCAGCCTCGAGAACGACGGTAAGACGCTGCGCTATGTCTTCGACGCGACCGAGGAGCATACCGGCATCCCCTCGCTTCTGCGCGCGCTGGCCGACCAGGGCATTGCGTTCAAGGACCTGGAAACCTCGAAATCGAGCCTCGAGGACATTTTCGTCGATCTGGTGGGAGCGCGCGCCGCATGA
- a CDS encoding DsbA family protein yields the protein MKPLHLLGVAALGALIGAGAVWSADRLVAPGRADRVRIERVVHDYVLSHPEIIPQAMQTLQARESGKAVAANRDAITTPFAGAWAGNPKGDVTLVEYYDYNCGYCRASLPMIADLIRRDPNLRVVYRELPILGPTSRPAARASLAAAQQGKFVAFHDALYAAGPVSDASIRATAAKTGVSLPGSNAPVLDAEITRNMETAAKLGMTGTPTWVIGDQMLAGALPIEELEKAIATARGR from the coding sequence GTGAAACCCCTGCATCTTCTGGGCGTCGCCGCGCTCGGCGCCCTGATCGGCGCCGGCGCGGTGTGGAGCGCCGATCGCCTCGTCGCCCCGGGCCGCGCGGACCGCGTGCGTATCGAGCGCGTCGTCCACGATTACGTCCTGTCGCATCCGGAGATCATTCCGCAGGCGATGCAGACGCTGCAGGCGCGCGAATCGGGCAAGGCGGTCGCCGCCAATCGCGACGCGATCACCACGCCGTTTGCGGGTGCCTGGGCGGGCAATCCCAAGGGCGACGTGACGCTGGTCGAATATTACGATTACAATTGCGGCTATTGCCGGGCGTCGCTGCCGATGATCGCCGATCTGATCCGGCGCGATCCGAACCTGCGCGTCGTCTATCGCGAACTGCCGATCCTGGGGCCGACCAGCCGCCCCGCCGCGCGCGCCAGCCTGGCGGCGGCGCAGCAGGGCAAGTTCGTCGCCTTCCACGACGCGCTCTACGCCGCCGGACCGGTGAGCGACGCCAGCATCCGCGCAACCGCGGCGAAGACGGGCGTATCCCTGCCGGGCAGCAACGCGCCGGTGCTGGATGCGGAGATCACCCGGAACATGGAGACGGCGGCAAAGCTGGGCATGACGGGCACGCCGACCTGGGTGATCGGCGACCAGATGCTGGCCGGCGCGTTGCCGATCGAGGAACTGGAGAAGGCGATCGCGACGGCACGCGGGCGTTAA
- a CDS encoding M48 family metalloprotease has product MKRLLAVAATAILLAAQPAAAQSILRDAETEAMFADMSNPLIKAAGLSPRDVKVVLINDDSINAFVAGGQTVYVHSGLLQAADNANQVQGVIAHELGHIADGHVVLADRGMKPAMGITLLSMVLGLAAIAAGSGEAGAGLMALGQQAGLGKYLAFSRTQESTADAAGVKYLNTAGVTGKGMLSFFKKLQQQEYRYGVENIDPFMQTHPLSGERIAHLTADLQASPSWNTPSDPALEERFRRVKAKLEGYVMPPERTLADFPETDASVYAHYARAYAYHKAGYPDKADAESAALLKAKPNDPYFLEIRGQILLEAGRPVDALVPLRRATEGSGNNPLIATTFGHALIATENKANYPEAIKVLRIATQRDDDNPFAWYQLGTAYELTGDAARAALATAERASMTGDQRTAAQSARYAMANIPANTTDWIRAQDIAMAAQNDMDDNPKKYKRK; this is encoded by the coding sequence ATGAAGCGTCTGCTCGCCGTCGCGGCGACCGCGATCCTGCTCGCTGCCCAGCCCGCCGCGGCGCAGTCGATCCTGCGCGATGCGGAAACCGAGGCGATGTTCGCCGACATGTCGAACCCGCTTATCAAGGCGGCCGGCCTCAGCCCACGCGACGTCAAGGTCGTGCTGATCAACGACGATTCGATCAACGCCTTCGTCGCGGGCGGCCAGACGGTCTACGTCCATTCCGGTCTGCTCCAGGCGGCGGACAACGCCAACCAGGTGCAGGGCGTGATCGCGCACGAGCTGGGCCATATCGCCGACGGCCATGTCGTGCTCGCCGACCGCGGCATGAAGCCGGCGATGGGCATCACGTTGCTGTCGATGGTGCTGGGGCTTGCCGCGATCGCGGCGGGCAGCGGCGAGGCGGGCGCGGGTCTGATGGCGCTCGGCCAGCAGGCGGGGCTGGGCAAGTATCTGGCCTTCAGCCGCACGCAGGAATCGACCGCGGACGCGGCGGGCGTCAAATATCTCAACACCGCCGGCGTCACCGGCAAGGGCATGCTGAGCTTCTTCAAGAAGCTGCAGCAGCAGGAATATCGCTATGGCGTCGAAAATATCGACCCGTTCATGCAGACGCACCCGTTGTCGGGCGAGCGCATCGCCCACCTGACCGCAGACCTGCAGGCGTCGCCGTCATGGAACACGCCGTCGGACCCTGCGCTGGAGGAACGGTTCCGCCGCGTGAAGGCGAAGCTCGAAGGCTATGTGATGCCGCCCGAGCGGACGCTCGCCGATTTCCCCGAAACCGACGCGTCGGTCTACGCGCATTACGCACGCGCCTACGCCTATCACAAGGCGGGCTATCCCGACAAAGCCGATGCAGAATCGGCCGCGCTGCTGAAGGCGAAGCCGAACGACCCCTATTTCCTCGAAATCCGCGGGCAGATCCTGCTCGAGGCGGGGCGGCCGGTCGATGCGCTGGTGCCGCTGCGCCGCGCGACGGAGGGATCGGGCAACAACCCGCTGATCGCCACCACCTTCGGCCACGCGTTGATCGCGACGGAGAACAAGGCCAATTATCCCGAGGCAATCAAGGTGCTGCGCATCGCGACGCAGCGCGACGACGACAATCCCTTCGCCTGGTACCAGCTCGGCACCGCGTACGAGCTGACCGGCGACGCCGCGCGCGCGGCACTGGCGACGGCGGAGCGCGCGAGCATGACCGGCGACCAGCGCACCGCGGCGCAGAGCGCGCGTTATGCGATGGCGAACATCCCCGCCAACACCACGGACTGGATTCGCGCGCAGGACATCGCCATGGCCGCGCAGAACGACATGGACGACAATCCGAAGAAGTATAAGCGCAAGTGA
- a CDS encoding ribonuclease E/G — protein sequence MLIDARHREETRVAVVKNNRIEEFDFESAERKQLKGNIYLAKVTRVEPSLQAAFVDYGGNRHGFLAFSEIHPDYYQIPKEDRDALLREEAEHAAEEAALRAEHDGDDEDFDGDHDAADHDDDRHHDEHDDHAEDGEAPAAGTSKRPRGNGNDDQVEALRQRRMNLRRRYKIQDVIRRRQVLLVQVVKEERGNKGAALTTYLSLAGRYCVLMPNTSHGGGISRKISNAADRKRLKSIMADMQLPSSMGCIVRTAGLQRTKTEIKRDFDYLARLWDGIRENTLHSSAPALIYGDSDLIKRAIRDIYNREIDEVIVEGEEGYRHAKDFMKLLMPSHARRVKQYADAVPLFQRAHVEDQLAAMYNPVVQLKSGGYLVINPTEALVSIDINSGRSTREHNIEQTATATNLEAAKEIARQLRLRDMAGLVVIDFIDMDNGSNVRKVEKAMKEALKDDRARIQVGRISSFGLMEMSRQRLRTGVLEASTRPCPHCEGTGLVRTASSSGLSALRLIEDEAARGRGSVLTLRASQEAAIYVLNKKRGDIAEIEDRYGVIVEILPDREEEGARMSVEASGPPPAHAPKIEPLVEDLDDDLPEEIEEEFDEEDEVEAETDTRAPREERGEGEDGEGRRGRGRRRRRGRGRGRRDEQNGQDGQHAEADIAPADDDSAEDTGDDEAHIDAEDDTPTDQAQGEKRRRRGRRGRRGGRRIVEGTIDAAEGADAEAGDPAAPELEPIVEAGDAGPVTTGLDAPVTEPVEDAPAEAPRTRRRPRARKTADTAVETAAPAQPAADTVAAEVAPAAEAAEAVPAAKPKRTRKKAATVAQDVPVVSEAPAEATAEPAPKPKRTRRKATPAATADAGTEGAPTQAAAAPVPDTPAPVAAEPAGDDTGADANPADDAGETPRRGWWQRTFGG from the coding sequence ATGCTGATCGACGCACGCCACCGGGAAGAAACCCGGGTCGCCGTCGTCAAGAACAATCGTATTGAAGAATTCGACTTCGAATCCGCCGAACGCAAGCAGCTCAAGGGCAACATCTATCTCGCCAAGGTGACGCGCGTCGAGCCGTCGCTGCAGGCGGCGTTCGTCGATTACGGCGGCAATCGCCACGGCTTCCTGGCGTTCAGCGAAATCCACCCGGATTATTACCAGATCCCCAAGGAGGATCGCGACGCGCTGCTGCGCGAAGAGGCGGAGCATGCCGCCGAGGAAGCCGCGCTGCGCGCCGAACATGACGGGGACGACGAGGATTTCGACGGCGACCACGACGCCGCCGACCATGACGACGATCGTCACCACGACGAGCATGACGACCATGCCGAGGACGGCGAGGCGCCCGCCGCCGGCACGTCGAAGCGCCCGCGCGGCAACGGCAACGACGACCAGGTCGAGGCGCTGCGCCAGCGCCGAATGAACCTGCGCCGCCGCTACAAGATCCAGGACGTGATCCGCCGCCGCCAGGTGCTGCTGGTCCAGGTCGTCAAGGAAGAGCGCGGCAACAAGGGTGCGGCGCTGACCACCTATCTCAGCCTCGCCGGCCGTTACTGCGTGCTGATGCCCAACACGTCGCACGGCGGCGGCATTTCGCGCAAGATCAGCAACGCGGCCGACCGCAAGCGGTTGAAGTCGATCATGGCGGATATGCAGCTGCCCTCGTCGATGGGCTGCATCGTGCGCACCGCGGGACTCCAACGCACCAAGACCGAGATCAAGCGCGACTTCGACTATCTGGCGCGCCTGTGGGACGGCATCCGCGAGAACACGCTGCATTCGTCGGCGCCGGCGCTGATCTACGGCGACAGCGATCTCATCAAGCGCGCGATCCGCGACATCTACAATCGCGAGATCGATGAAGTCATCGTCGAGGGCGAGGAAGGCTATCGCCACGCCAAGGACTTCATGAAGCTCTTGATGCCGAGCCATGCGCGGCGCGTGAAGCAATATGCCGACGCAGTGCCGCTGTTCCAGCGCGCGCACGTCGAGGATCAGCTGGCGGCGATGTACAACCCCGTCGTCCAGCTGAAGTCGGGTGGCTATCTGGTCATCAACCCGACCGAGGCGTTGGTGTCGATCGACATCAACTCCGGCCGGTCGACGCGTGAGCACAACATCGAGCAGACCGCGACGGCGACGAACCTGGAAGCGGCGAAGGAAATCGCCCGCCAGTTGCGCCTGCGCGACATGGCCGGCCTCGTCGTTATCGACTTCATCGACATGGACAACGGCTCCAACGTCCGCAAGGTCGAAAAGGCGATGAAGGAGGCGCTGAAGGACGACCGCGCGCGTATCCAGGTCGGCCGGATCAGCAGTTTCGGCCTGATGGAGATGAGCCGCCAGCGCCTGCGCACCGGCGTGCTCGAGGCGTCGACGCGCCCCTGCCCGCATTGCGAGGGCACCGGCCTCGTTCGCACCGCCTCGTCGTCGGGCCTGTCGGCGCTGCGCCTAATCGAGGACGAGGCCGCGCGCGGCCGCGGCTCGGTGCTGACGCTGCGCGCGAGCCAGGAAGCGGCGATCTACGTGCTCAACAAGAAGCGCGGCGACATCGCGGAGATCGAGGATCGCTATGGCGTGATCGTCGAGATTCTGCCCGATCGCGAGGAGGAGGGCGCGCGCATGTCGGTCGAGGCGAGCGGCCCGCCGCCCGCGCACGCCCCGAAGATCGAGCCTTTGGTCGAGGATCTCGACGATGACCTGCCCGAGGAGATCGAGGAGGAGTTCGACGAGGAGGACGAGGTCGAGGCGGAAACCGATACGCGTGCCCCGCGCGAGGAGCGTGGCGAAGGCGAGGATGGCGAGGGCCGTCGTGGTCGCGGCCGCCGCCGCCGCCGCGGTCGCGGCCGTGGTCGTCGCGACGAGCAGAACGGGCAGGACGGGCAGCATGCCGAGGCGGACATCGCGCCGGCGGATGACGACAGTGCCGAGGATACCGGAGACGACGAGGCGCATATCGACGCCGAGGACGATACCCCCACCGACCAGGCGCAGGGCGAAAAGCGCCGCCGCCGCGGTCGTCGCGGTCGTCGCGGCGGACGTCGCATCGTGGAAGGCACGATCGACGCCGCCGAGGGCGCGGATGCTGAGGCCGGCGACCCCGCCGCGCCGGAGCTCGAGCCGATCGTCGAGGCGGGCGACGCCGGGCCGGTGACCACGGGCCTTGACGCCCCCGTCACCGAGCCGGTCGAGGACGCACCCGCCGAGGCACCGCGCACCCGTCGCCGCCCCCGTGCACGCAAGACCGCCGACACGGCGGTCGAGACGGCAGCGCCCGCGCAGCCGGCAGCCGACACGGTCGCCGCCGAGGTTGCTCCCGCCGCCGAAGCCGCGGAGGCGGTGCCCGCCGCCAAGCCCAAGCGGACGCGCAAGAAGGCCGCGACCGTTGCGCAAGACGTGCCGGTCGTCAGCGAAGCACCGGCGGAAGCCACTGCCGAGCCAGCGCCCAAGCCGAAGCGGACGCGCCGCAAGGCGACGCCCGCCGCGACCGCGGACGCGGGTACGGAAGGCGCGCCGACGCAGGCCGCCGCCGCGCCGGTGCCCGACACCCCCGCCCCTGTGGCGGCGGAACCGGCCGGCGACGACACCGGCGCTGACGCCAACCCGGCCGATGACGCCGGCGAGACGCCGCGCCGCGGCTGGTGGCAGCGCACCTTCGGCGGCTGA
- a CDS encoding N-acetylmuramoyl-L-alanine amidase family protein produces the protein MVFRWTRGWVKRQIRAVFAFFALLAGWLVGGPATAATAVRSVAVVDGRIDIRFDGPVPDATGLILKSTRQIAVDVAGAMPGLRAMPGLRAMPGGPVTNVRQIAHAGGTRLLFDLAQPAVIGDGGFDADGRRLTLSLQTVDIARFAAASAAGPLSFFPFDLGNWAARPRYKVSVPVPPPSRGVKLPRVAGDDDRPLVVIDPGHGGVDPGAINPDTGLREKDVTLRIARAIRDELLASGRVRVALTRDDDRYLVLRERFGIARRLHASLFISIHCDSVGSGDATGASVYTLSEVASDKEAARLATRENKADVIAGVNLGSAPADVSSILIDLTQRETMNTSANFARLLGREAKPLIPTKDVFHRMASLMVLKAPDMPSILFETGYISNPRDAAFLDSRDGRGKIAESVTRAVEVHFARQIASR, from the coding sequence ATGGTTTTTCGCTGGACCCGGGGATGGGTGAAGCGGCAAATACGTGCCGTGTTCGCGTTCTTCGCCCTCCTCGCCGGATGGCTCGTCGGCGGTCCCGCGACCGCGGCGACGGCGGTGCGCAGCGTGGCGGTCGTCGACGGGCGCATCGACATCCGTTTCGACGGCCCCGTTCCCGACGCCACCGGCCTGATCCTGAAGAGTACGCGCCAGATCGCGGTCGACGTCGCGGGCGCGATGCCCGGCCTGCGCGCCATGCCCGGCCTGCGCGCCATGCCCGGCGGCCCGGTTACCAACGTTCGCCAGATCGCGCATGCGGGCGGCACGCGGCTGCTGTTCGATCTCGCGCAGCCTGCGGTGATCGGCGACGGCGGCTTCGATGCCGACGGTCGCCGCCTGACGCTGTCGCTCCAGACGGTCGACATCGCGCGCTTCGCCGCGGCGAGCGCGGCGGGACCGCTCAGCTTCTTCCCCTTCGACCTCGGCAACTGGGCGGCGCGCCCCAGGTACAAGGTGTCGGTGCCCGTGCCGCCGCCCTCGCGCGGGGTGAAGCTGCCACGCGTCGCCGGCGACGACGACCGGCCGCTGGTGGTGATCGACCCCGGCCATGGCGGCGTCGACCCCGGCGCGATCAATCCCGACACGGGGCTGCGCGAAAAGGACGTGACGTTGCGCATCGCCCGGGCGATCCGCGACGAATTGCTCGCCAGCGGGCGGGTGCGCGTCGCGCTGACCCGCGACGACGACCGCTACCTCGTCCTGCGCGAACGGTTCGGCATCGCGCGGCGGCTGCACGCCAGCCTGTTCATCTCGATCCACTGCGACAGCGTCGGCAGCGGGGACGCGACGGGCGCGTCGGTCTACACCCTGTCCGAGGTCGCGTCCGACAAGGAGGCCGCGCGCCTCGCCACGCGCGAGAACAAGGCGGACGTCATCGCCGGCGTCAACCTGGGCAGTGCACCGGCGGACGTGTCGTCGATCCTCATCGACCTGACGCAGCGCGAGACGATGAACACCTCGGCCAATTTCGCCCGCCTGCTCGGCCGCGAGGCGAAGCCGCTGATCCCGACCAAGGACGTCTTCCACCGCATGGCGTCGCTGATGGTGTTGAAGGCGCCCGACATGCCATCGATCCTGTTCGAGACGGGTTATATCTCCAATCCGCGCGACGCTGCCTTCCTCGACAGCCGCGACGGCCGCGGCAAGATCGCGGAAAGCGTGACGCGCGCGGTCGAGGTCCACTTCGCCCGCCAGATAGCCAGCCGGTAA